A stretch of Pseudomonas sp. LRP2-20 DNA encodes these proteins:
- a CDS encoding tyrosine-protein phosphatase → MLQRLFCSVSLLTLAISAAHAADALDTPRLAGMDNFHDIAGTTSAYSTRHDGVMRAGVFYRSNALTPTAADLAVLNGLGISDVYDLRTPSEIASTPDTLPAGVRYTNIDIIGSTTSGSNITNISFTSAAQARAMMQETNRAFVSDAGMRGQFSVLFNELANADGAALFHCTAGKDRTGWTAAVLLSIAGVDDATIMSNYLATNDYTATRVAATLAAMPASMAEIYAPLLGVEASYLQAGLDEVSAKYGSMDNYLKQGLGLSQETLYVLRGKMVRYGTLPGEAGLLGNAAAGAQLLRQLQDTSLSGRYTAYNYYLQSAIDAGTLGGVESTVGGQVHADAASYLLRQAAMIDRAAAPFADGSDLKVGQSRLWSTALAGYLGTDGSSHAASSNEHSQGLMVGMTQRFSEQLSAHGGFGYSNGNVGGAGGEADSDLTFLSLGARFAPNGLEQGLFIDADASAGWLDYSSKRELGGGLGTAKGDSHGTLAGGSLALGYRLPTGAMVLEPSLGLRVSRVDLNGFTEKGSELALQVDDLKQTRRAAVANLKASFAPVAMGSWQLVPGVEVGYEHALGDHQVDSQGHLLGLDIEQRAAFDNRDQFIGGVNLMANLGALSVGAEVAAMGGGDSHGVSGSLKASYAF, encoded by the coding sequence GTGTTGCAACGTCTGTTCTGCTCCGTGTCCCTGCTTACCCTGGCCATTTCCGCTGCCCATGCCGCCGACGCGCTCGACACGCCGCGCCTGGCCGGCATGGACAACTTCCACGACATCGCCGGCACCACCAGCGCCTACAGCACCCGCCATGATGGCGTGATGCGCGCCGGCGTGTTCTACCGTTCCAATGCCCTGACCCCGACAGCGGCCGATCTCGCCGTCCTCAACGGCCTGGGCATCAGCGATGTCTACGACCTGCGCACCCCCAGCGAAATCGCCAGCACACCCGACACCCTGCCGGCCGGTGTCCGCTACACCAACATCGACATCATCGGCAGCACCACTTCAGGCTCGAACATCACCAACATCTCATTCACCAGCGCTGCCCAGGCGCGGGCGATGATGCAGGAAACCAACCGCGCCTTCGTCAGCGATGCCGGCATGCGCGGGCAGTTCAGTGTGCTGTTCAACGAACTGGCCAACGCCGACGGTGCGGCGCTGTTCCACTGCACCGCCGGCAAGGACCGCACAGGCTGGACCGCAGCCGTGCTGCTGAGCATCGCCGGGGTCGATGACGCGACCATCATGAGCAACTACCTGGCCACCAACGACTACACCGCCACCCGCGTCGCAGCAACGCTGGCCGCCATGCCGGCGAGCATGGCCGAGATCTACGCACCGCTGCTCGGTGTCGAAGCCAGCTATCTGCAGGCCGGCCTGGATGAAGTCTCCGCCAAATACGGGAGCATGGACAACTACCTCAAACAGGGCCTGGGGCTGTCGCAGGAAACGCTCTACGTGTTGCGCGGCAAGATGGTGCGCTACGGCACACTGCCAGGCGAAGCCGGCCTGCTGGGCAACGCCGCTGCCGGTGCGCAGCTGCTGCGCCAGTTGCAGGACACCTCGCTGTCGGGCCGCTATACCGCCTACAACTATTACCTGCAGTCGGCCATCGATGCCGGCACGCTGGGCGGCGTCGAGTCGACCGTGGGTGGTCAGGTGCATGCCGACGCCGCCAGCTACTTGCTGCGCCAGGCGGCGATGATCGACCGTGCGGCCGCCCCCTTTGCCGATGGCAGTGACCTCAAGGTTGGCCAGTCGCGCCTGTGGAGCACCGCGCTGGCCGGCTACCTGGGCACCGATGGCTCGTCACACGCGGCCAGCAGCAACGAGCACAGCCAGGGCCTGATGGTCGGCATGACCCAGCGCTTCTCCGAGCAGCTCAGCGCCCACGGCGGCTTCGGCTACAGCAATGGCAATGTCGGCGGTGCCGGTGGCGAAGCGGACAGCGACCTGACCTTCCTCAGCCTGGGTGCGCGCTTCGCGCCGAATGGCCTGGAACAAGGCCTGTTCATCGACGCCGATGCCAGCGCCGGCTGGCTCGATTATTCGAGCAAGCGTGAACTTGGCGGCGGCCTGGGCACGGCCAAGGGCGACAGCCACGGCACCCTGGCCGGCGGCAGCCTGGCGCTGGGTTATCGCCTGCCCACCGGGGCCATGGTGCTGGAGCCGAGCCTGGGGCTGCGGGTCAGCCGCGTGGACCTCAACGGTTTCACCGAGAAAGGCAGCGAGCTGGCCTTGCAGGTAGATGACCTGAAACAAACCCGACGCGCCGCCGTGGCCAACCTCAAGGCCTCCTTCGCGCCGGTCGCCATGGGCAGCTGGCAGCTGGTGCCAGGGGTCGAGGTGGGTTACGAGCATGCCCTGGGCGATCACCAGGTCGACAGCCAAGGTCACTTGCTGGGGCTGGATATCGAGCAGCGGGCGGCCTTCGACAACCGCGACCAGTTCATTGGCGGTGTCAACCTGATGGCCAACCTCGGGGCGCTGAGTGTCGGGGCCGAGGTGGCCGCCATGGGCGGCGGGGACAGCCACGGGGTCAGCGGCAGCCTCAAGGCCAGCTATGCCTTCTGA
- a CDS encoding cysteine hydrolase family protein, which yields MTTLAANAALLLIDLQVGIHHPRLGRRNNPEAELRMGELLAAWRLDGRPIVHVRHLSRSPDSVFWPGQAGCEFQPAFTPLASETVFDKHVPDAFAHSGLERWLLTRGICELVIAGVITNNSVESTARSAGNLGFDAVVVADACFTFDQRDLQGRHWPAEEVHAMSLSNLALDYARILDCAEVCAGLPGAA from the coding sequence ATGACTACGCTCGCTGCCAACGCCGCACTGTTGCTGATCGACCTGCAGGTCGGTATTCACCACCCACGCCTGGGCCGACGCAACAACCCCGAAGCAGAATTGCGCATGGGTGAACTGCTCGCGGCGTGGCGCCTGGATGGCCGACCGATCGTGCATGTACGGCATCTCTCGCGCTCGCCCGATTCGGTGTTCTGGCCGGGGCAAGCGGGCTGCGAATTCCAGCCGGCCTTCACGCCGCTGGCCAGTGAAACGGTGTTCGACAAGCACGTGCCGGACGCCTTCGCCCACTCGGGCCTGGAGCGCTGGCTGCTCACGCGCGGCATCTGCGAACTGGTTATCGCAGGGGTGATCACCAACAACTCGGTGGAGTCCACTGCACGCTCGGCGGGCAACCTTGGTTTCGACGCGGTGGTGGTGGCCGATGCCTGCTTTACCTTCGACCAGCGTGACCTGCAGGGGCGGCATTGGCCCGCCGAAGAGGTGCATGCCATGTCGTTGAGCAACCTGGCGCTCGATTACGCGCGGATTCTGGACTGCGCCGAGGTGTGCGCAGGCCTCCCGGGGGCGGCGTAG
- a CDS encoding LysR family transcriptional regulator, translated as MALDMLREIQAFVSVAHKRSFVAAARTLGRSPSAVTRAVQTLEDNSGCKLLNRNANAVTLTEAGERLLPHAERLLDVQRDAADELAALTGSAQGWVRFAAPQLLGEHVLPGVLASFNQRHPQVTLDVQYSDAALDPLQGKFDFVVRGAFPQSSELIGYPLWHYHRHLYASPAYVARAGMPEHPEQLDQHALILHTAPRILKAWHFCRAGQITSLRPHPRLRLGSGDAVYHSTLAGAGIARLADWVAQAQVKAGRLVRVCADYRLTSSTGQDPQMHAVYPSGELPARVRELLLALRQAGQAASDRAG; from the coding sequence ATGGCATTGGACATGCTGCGCGAAATCCAGGCGTTCGTCAGTGTTGCGCACAAGCGCAGCTTCGTCGCCGCCGCACGCACCCTGGGCCGCTCGCCTAGCGCAGTGACCCGCGCGGTGCAAACCCTGGAAGACAACAGCGGGTGCAAGCTGCTCAACCGCAACGCCAACGCCGTGACCCTCACCGAAGCCGGTGAGCGCCTGCTGCCCCACGCCGAACGCTTGCTGGATGTGCAACGCGACGCTGCCGACGAACTGGCCGCGCTTACCGGCAGTGCACAAGGCTGGGTTCGCTTCGCTGCGCCGCAACTGCTCGGCGAGCACGTATTGCCCGGCGTGCTGGCCAGCTTCAACCAGCGCCACCCGCAAGTGACCCTCGACGTGCAGTACAGCGACGCAGCCCTCGACCCGTTGCAAGGCAAGTTCGATTTCGTGGTCCGCGGCGCCTTCCCCCAATCGAGTGAACTGATTGGTTATCCACTGTGGCACTACCACCGCCACTTGTATGCCAGCCCCGCCTATGTCGCCCGCGCCGGCATGCCCGAACACCCCGAGCAACTGGACCAGCACGCCCTGATCCTGCATACCGCTCCGCGCATCCTGAAAGCCTGGCACTTCTGCCGCGCCGGCCAGATCACCAGCCTGCGCCCGCACCCACGCTTGCGCCTGGGCTCAGGTGATGCGGTGTACCACAGCACCCTGGCCGGTGCCGGTATCGCACGCCTGGCGGACTGGGTAGCGCAAGCGCAGGTGAAGGCTGGACGCCTGGTGCGGGTGTGCGCGGATTACCGGCTGACTTCAAGCACCGGCCAGGACCCGCAGATGCATGCGGTGTACCCCTCAGGCGAGCTGCCGGCCCGGGTGCGCGAGTTGCTGCTGGCCTTGCGCCAGGCTGGCCAAGCCGCCTCTGATCGGGCGGGCTGA
- a CDS encoding sulfite exporter TauE/SafE family protein, with amino-acid sequence MMDIAVLSVFAFAAGLIDAAVGGGGLIQIPALFNVLPTAQPAALLGSNKLASVCGTAFAARSFIRKVTLDWGLIVPAAVSAFVMSFAGAATVSLVPPSVMRPAVLVLIVVMAIYTFCKKDFGTLHKPAKIGRREQCLAVLIGGAIGFYDGLFGPGTGSFLIFLFIRFFALDFLHASASAKVVNIATNLAALVFFVPSGNVLYAIALPMAACNILGALTGTWLAVRKGAGFVRGLFLILLCVLIAKLSWDLLMS; translated from the coding sequence ATGATGGATATCGCCGTACTTTCCGTGTTCGCTTTCGCTGCCGGCCTGATCGATGCCGCCGTCGGCGGTGGCGGGCTGATTCAGATCCCCGCGCTGTTCAACGTACTGCCCACTGCGCAACCGGCGGCGTTGCTGGGCAGCAACAAGTTGGCTTCGGTGTGCGGCACAGCCTTTGCCGCCCGCTCGTTCATTCGCAAGGTGACCCTGGACTGGGGCCTGATCGTGCCGGCGGCGGTCAGTGCCTTTGTCATGTCGTTCGCCGGGGCGGCCACGGTTTCGCTGGTACCACCCAGCGTGATGCGCCCGGCGGTGCTGGTGCTGATCGTGGTCATGGCGATCTACACCTTCTGCAAGAAGGACTTCGGCACCTTGCACAAGCCGGCGAAGATCGGCCGCCGGGAGCAGTGCCTGGCGGTGCTGATCGGCGGGGCGATCGGTTTCTATGATGGCTTGTTCGGCCCAGGCACCGGCAGCTTCCTGATCTTCCTGTTCATTCGCTTCTTCGCCCTGGATTTCCTGCATGCCTCGGCGTCGGCGAAGGTGGTCAACATTGCCACCAACCTGGCGGCCCTGGTGTTCTTCGTACCGTCGGGCAATGTGCTATACGCCATCGCCCTGCCCATGGCCGCGTGCAACATCCTCGGTGCCTTGACCGGGACCTGGCTGGCGGTGCGCAAGGGCGCCGGGTTCGTGCGCGGGCTGTTCCTGATTCTGCTGTGCGTGCTCATTGCCAAGCTGTCCTGGGACTTGCTGATGAGTTGA
- a CDS encoding sensor domain-containing diguanylate cyclase: MSVEPMVFPAQSRVLPYIALFGLTFALTLGGVLARPIESLSLFWPVNAVLAGALLRYPRQANLVGFTLVWLAMVAADLACGSAWAPALWFNLCNLGVVVTVWWWLSRLPRLHRRMRTPHGVLSVFGACAAGAVVAASMACVMAAPWFDKSLQTTWLAWFSEQFSTSVLVLPILLTTPSARALVRSGAQAIRVGPLLVLLASLAFSIAFGGPGAIAFPIAALLWCAWTYSPFLVSLLTLTAGSTLIVAVAQNLMHFSVPQSEPGVTTLMSARLGIAMLVLGPLVVACVSQANRSLLARLARQATIDHLTGLLSRSAFSHRANALLDSRQQHAQGLPLTLMMLDIDHFKSINDLHGHAVGDQVLRQFARTLQDQLHDEELLARLGGEEFVVVLPGLAPERAQFTAERLRRAVQDLHLAQGDARLQITVSIGLAGCGADEASPSLDELLARADLALYRAKAHGRNRVEQAEPQRQVI; encoded by the coding sequence TTGTCGGTCGAGCCTATGGTTTTTCCAGCACAATCGCGCGTGTTGCCCTATATCGCCCTGTTTGGCCTCACCTTTGCCCTGACCCTCGGCGGGGTCCTGGCTCGGCCGATCGAATCACTGTCGCTGTTCTGGCCGGTCAATGCGGTACTGGCCGGCGCACTCTTGCGTTATCCACGCCAGGCCAACCTCGTGGGCTTCACCCTGGTGTGGCTGGCGATGGTCGCAGCCGACCTGGCCTGCGGCAGTGCCTGGGCGCCAGCCCTGTGGTTCAACCTGTGCAACCTCGGCGTGGTGGTAACGGTGTGGTGGTGGTTGTCGCGCCTGCCCCGCCTGCACCGGCGCATGCGAACCCCGCATGGCGTGCTGAGTGTGTTCGGCGCCTGCGCGGCGGGCGCCGTGGTGGCCGCCAGCATGGCCTGTGTGATGGCCGCACCGTGGTTCGACAAGTCGCTGCAGACCACTTGGCTGGCCTGGTTCAGCGAACAGTTCTCGACCAGCGTGCTGGTGCTGCCGATTCTGCTCACCACCCCTTCGGCTCGCGCCTTGGTGCGCAGCGGCGCCCAGGCCATCCGCGTGGGCCCCTTGCTGGTGCTGCTGGCCTCACTGGCCTTCAGCATCGCGTTCGGCGGGCCAGGCGCCATCGCCTTTCCGATTGCCGCACTGCTGTGGTGTGCCTGGACGTATTCGCCGTTCCTGGTGTCGTTGTTGACACTCACTGCCGGCAGCACACTGATCGTGGCGGTGGCGCAGAACCTCATGCACTTCAGCGTGCCGCAGAGCGAACCCGGGGTCACCACACTGATGTCGGCTCGCCTGGGTATCGCCATGCTGGTCCTCGGGCCGTTGGTGGTGGCCTGTGTCAGCCAGGCCAATCGCAGCCTGCTGGCCCGCCTGGCGCGCCAGGCCACCATCGACCACCTCACCGGCCTGCTCAGCCGCAGTGCCTTCAGCCACCGTGCCAACGCCCTGCTCGACAGCCGCCAGCAGCATGCCCAAGGGCTGCCACTGACCCTGATGATGCTCGACATCGATCATTTCAAGTCGATCAACGACCTCCATGGCCACGCCGTAGGCGACCAGGTGCTGCGCCAGTTCGCCCGCACCCTGCAGGACCAGTTGCACGACGAAGAACTGCTGGCTCGCCTGGGCGGCGAGGAGTTCGTGGTGGTGCTTCCTGGGCTGGCGCCGGAGCGAGCCCAATTTACCGCCGAACGCCTGCGACGCGCCGTGCAGGACCTGCACCTGGCCCAAGGCGATGCACGCCTGCAGATCACTGTCAGCATTGGCCTGGCCGGCTGCGGCGCGGACGAAGCCTCCCCCAGCCTGGACGAACTGCTGGCGCGCGCCGATCTGGCGCTGTACCGGGCCAAGGCCCATGGCCGTAATCGCGTCGAGCAGGCAGAGCCGCAGCGCCAGGTGATCTGA